Proteins from a genomic interval of Hoplias malabaricus isolate fHopMal1 chromosome 13, fHopMal1.hap1, whole genome shotgun sequence:
- the st8sia6 gene encoding alpha-2,8-sialyltransferase 8E — MRVNPKLLLIILAVSVVSMLYWQITGHSDTGLHGLHYPEKKPVDPVKPDPCKTCRDNAIIDELLKKYSPRWKKHEANFNKFRSLLSRSCHGASKAVVTQANTPVGTKLVYDGEKTKQLEVTPALFKTFSKVQPFGNATWETCAVVGNGGILTNSSCGENINSADFIIRCNLPPLGSHYEKDVGNQTGLVTANPSILVEKFGALNERRRPFVESLRPYGDSLLLLPAFSYSPNTPVSLRAVYTLEDFNVVGPRPVFLNPEYLRSLAKFWKGLGLRATRLSTGIIVVSMALELCNNVNLYGFWPFSLHPNGRQPITNHYYDDRQTKKNVHSMPNEFQQLLKLHNQGVIRLHLGDCSATH; from the exons TGACACAGGCCTTCACGGTTTGCATTACCCTGAAAAAAAACCTGTAGACCCCGTTAAGCCAGACCCCTGCAAGACCTGCAG ggaCAATGCCATTATTGATGAGCTCCTGAAGAAATACTCACCCAGATGGAAAAAGCATGAGGCAAATTTTAATAAGTTCAG GTCATTGTTGAGCAGAAGCTGTCATGGTGCTTCCAAGGCTGTGGTCACACAGGCTAACACACCTGTGGGAACAAAGCTTGTGTATGATGGAGAGAAGACAAAGCAACTGGAGGTGACACCAGCTCTGTTCAAGACATTTTCTAAG GTGCAGCCGTTTGGAAACGCAACATGGGAAACATGTGCTGTGGTGGGAAATGGAGGGATCCTAACCAACAGCAGCTGTGGAGAAAACATCAACTCAGCAGACTTCATCATCAG GTGTAATCTTCCTCCATTGGGGAGCCACTATGAGAAAGATGTGGGGAATCAGACTGGTCTGGTTACAGCTAACCCCAGTATCCTCGTTGAGAA GTTTGGTGCGCTTAATGAACGGAGGCGTCCATTTGTAGAGAGCTTGCGGCCATATGGTGACTCCCTACTGCTACTGCCAGCCTTTTCTTACAGTCCCAACACCCCCGTGTCCCTGCGGGCCGTCTACACACTGGAGGATTTTAATGTTGTTGGGCCGAGGCCTGTTTTCCTGAACCCAGAGTACCTCAGGAGCCTGGCCAAGTTTTGGAAAGGCCTGGGTCTTCGTGCTACCCGCCTCAGCACAGGCATCATCGTGGTGAGCATGGCACTGGAACTGTGTAACAATGTAAACCTTTATGGCTTCTGGCCCTTCAGCCTGCATCCAAACGGCCGGCAGCCAATCACCAATCACTATTATGATGACCGACAGACCAAGAAGAATGTCCACTCCATGCCCAATGAGTTTCAGCAACTTCTGAAGCTTCACAATCAGGGAGTCATCCGGCTTCATCTAGGAGACTGTTCGGCAACTCACTGA